CTTTGGTTTCCATAATGAATTCTCCTTTTCCATTTGGCAAATAAAAAAATCTCCAACTTATATTATACAAGAAAACATCAAAAAAGTGAAATAATCGATTATAATGAGCTCTAATCTCTGTTAAACGTCTCTAAATACAAATATTCGCCATTTTGCTATGTAAAGCGAGTAAATATGGTATAATTCAAAAAGGACACTTCGGGTGGGGATCGGGACAAAAGAGCAAAGCCCTGTTTGCCGCAGTGTGCAAACGATGTTTTTAAATGATTTTGACCTCGAATTTGGGGTTTTTAAGTGGGAACCCTTAACGTTCGGGCGAAGGGGTGCTAAAACAAGTTTTAGATTATCTAAAGATAGTAAATTCAATAAAAGAAAGAGAAAAGGTGGGTTTTAAATGAATACTCCAAATATACCAATAGAAGAAATAATAAGTAAAATAAACAAAACGGAAGAAATTTTAGACGGCTCGCTAAAGAACAATGATTTTGAAACTTTTTCTAAAACGTTAGAAGAAAGATTTGAATTATTGAAACAATTAGAACCATTTAGAACTGAAATCACCGTAAAAAACATTATAGAAAACATCCTAAAAAAAGATTCTGAACGCTCAAAAAGCATAGAAAAGAAGATGAGAAAAATCAAAGACGACCAATTTAACGTCCAAGTTAGTAAAAAAGCTATGAAAAAGGGATATCTTAAGATTGAAGAATCCATGAGCCGCCATAAAATTAACAAAAGTGGTTAAACTTTCACTAGAGATCCTTTCTATAATACTTTGATTTAAAATGTACTTTTTCTGCTTCATCATAAACAATATTTCGTACCTCTTCTAATGTATCTGCCTTATTTACTAGCGATAATACCCTACCACCATCGGTAAGTAAATTTTCACCATCTTTTTTAACGCCAGAATAAAAGATTTTCGAAGTTATTCCAGGTTTTATTGTGATCCTTTCACCTTTTGTATAGGAAAAAGGATAGCCTTTGCTACTAAGTACGAGGCAAAAAGAAAATCCGTCATAAAACTCGATATTGGCAGTGTTAACTCTCTCTTCTCTTATGTCCTTTATAATATCAACAAAATCAGATTTTAATAAATAAAGCATTGATTGGGCTTCAGGGTCTCCTAAACGGACGTTGTATTCCAATACATAGGGTTCATCCTTGACCCCGTTCGGGGTGTTTTCTTTTTTTATTATTAAGCCTATATACAAAAATCCTTTATATAATAAACCCTCTTCTTTTAAACCGTTGATAGTTGGATTAATGATTTTTTGAAATATTGCCTTCATTAATTTTTCATCTACATCAGGATGAGGTGTAATTGCTCCCATACCTCCAGTGTTTGGGCCTTGATCATTTTCTAACAGTTTCTTATGATCCTTCGAAACGTTGAAAAATTTGTAGCTTTGACCATCCAACAGCAAAAAAATAGAAGCTTCAAAACCTTTCAAAAATTCCTCAACAACAATTTTTTTACCAGATTCACCAAATTTTTCTTCTTTCATAAGTTCATTAAGAGCTTGGGTAGAATCTTCATAAGAATTACATATAAAAACACCTTTACCTGCTGCTAAACCATCGGCTTTTATCACCAATGGATAAGAAGCCTTCTTGGAATATTCAAGGGCATTTTTTAACTCAACAAAAGTGTTAAAAGAAGCTGTTTGAACGTTGTGCCTTTTCATGAAACTCTTTGCGAATATCTTACTACTTTCTAATTGGGCAGCTTTTTGATTGGGGCCAATTATTTTTAAACCTGATTCTTCAAACTTATCAACTATTCCTTTTGCTAAATACTCTTCTGAACCAACTATTGTCATATCTACATTATTATTCTTAACAAAATTTATAATATCTTCGATAGATTCTATTTTTAAACTTTCACATTTATTTTCAATTGATATACCATCATTCCCAGGGGTTACAAACACTTTTTCTATATCTTCACTTTGAGACAACTTCCACGCTATTGTGTGTTCTCTACCACCTTTGCCTATTACTAGTACTCGCATTATTTTTATCCTCCTGTTAGAAAAAACTATTTTTTAAAAACTTTAAAATTTTGTATATAGCGCCCCTTAGCTCCGCTACCCACCCTCGTCTTATTTCTAAAATGTCTAGCAAAAGAAAGATCCACTACACCATCAAATTGCCTTTACCTTGATTTTTCGATAGATACATTTTTCTGTCTGCAATTTCAACGATCTCTTTATAACTATTAATTACTTCATCACAAGTACTTAATCCAGCACTAAAACTGATCTTTGGTTGAAAATTTTGTAACGCATCATAAAGCCTTTCTACAATCTTTATCCCAATCTCTGTTGAAATACCAGCAAATAAAATTACAAATTCGTCTCCTCCATACCTATAAACCCTGTCTTTATTTCTGACAGTATTCAAAATTAATTGAGAAAATTTTATAAGTACTTCATCACCAAACTTATGACCATATTTGTCGTTTATATCCTTGAAATCGTCCAAATCTATAAATACAGCACAGATCTTCTCTTTATTTTTTTCGAAATTTTCCAAATCATAAAATAATTTAGAATGGTTAAAAAGTCCCGTTAAACTATCTCTCTCGGCTTGGTCTCTAATCTCCATGAATTTTTGTGAATGCTCCAACGCCAGTGAGACTAACTGAGCGAAAACCGATAAAATGTTCAACTCCTCTTTAGACGGCCTTAAATTATTTTCTGGAGAATCCAAAGATATATACCCTATAATGTTGTTTCTTTCATCTCTCAAAGCTAATAGCAATAAATCATCAGGATCCCATAAATTCTGATTATCTTCTAAATAATCTATGCTCACTTCATCCCTAGGTTGATAAGTATAAGTTTCGCTTATTTTATCAGCGTGAGGAATAAAGTAGGTATCTTTATAATTATATTTTTCATCCATAAATTTAAGAACTTCAGATATAGGAACCTCTTGACCTTTAATTTTTTCAAACATTTCTTCTTTTAGACCTCGATGTGCTATTCTTTCAACTTTATTATTCTGATAATTAAACAAACTGATAAGAACATATGCATAACCCATATTTTTCTGCATTATTTCTGCTATTTGATCGAGAATTTTTTCGGAGGATACCTTCAAGGAAAGTTGCCTGATAACCTTGCTTAAATTAACAATCACATCGTTTAATTTTCGTATTCTTTGGGTTCTCAAAATCTCATCGTTTTTATCGTTTCTCGTTTTAATTATCAGATAAAAAAGCATTAGTATCAATAAGTTCACAGAAATTATTAAGTACTTAAAAGGCGAAAACCCGAATTGTAAATACAAGTAAGAAAATGGTAAAAGACTCAAAAAGTAAAGATATTCATAAATAAACACTGAAAAATCAAAATTTTTTCTACCTTCAACTATAATGGTGTTAATAATTTTCGAAATAGTCAAAAATAAAAATATAGAAAGAGGTGGACTAAATCTATAAGAAATCAAAGCAGCCAAAGAATAGCTCGTGGAGAACACGAGAGTCCTGTATAACTTTCTACTTATTTCTTGATGTTTTGTTTTACTCAAAAGAATGACCAAAGAGGAAATTAAAATATATTGCGGCCCCAATATAAAAGCATATACAAAACCCACGGTGTTAGAGACCAACCTATTGCTGTAATTCCAATAAACCCTTATATTATCAGAAATAGCAGTTAATGCTATTACCATTAAAGCATCTAAAAGAGCAATACTTTCAAAATCTACCCTTAAAAAATAAAAAGAAAAGATTGTAATTCCTAGTAAAATAAGAGATTTGATTTTTACATTCATTTTAATCACCCATTAATAGTATACCAAAAAATGGGTGCTTTGTATACTATAAATAAAGAAATATTAGATATGTTTGAAATGTCTCATTCCCGTAAATACCATAGCTATTCCATATTTGTTACACGCCTGAATAGACTCATCATCCCTGATTGACCCTCCGGGTTGAATTATTGCTTTTATTCCGTATTCCGCTGCCTTTTTTACCACATCACTAAAAGGAAAAAATGCATCTGAAGCTAAAACGTCTCCTCCTTTCCCTTTACTTCTTTCTAAAGCTTGAGTAGCAGCCCAGATTCTGTTGGGTTGGCCAGGCCCTATGCCTGTGGTAGCCTTGTTTTTTGATACGACTATTGCATTTGATTTTACGTGTTTTACCGCTTTCCACGCGAACAAAAGTTCTTCTTTGATTTTTTCTGGAACTTTAGTATCTGTTACAACCTTAAATT
This genomic window from Petrotoga mexicana DSM 14811 contains:
- a CDS encoding sensor domain-containing diguanylate cyclase, translated to MNVKIKSLILLGITIFSFYFLRVDFESIALLDALMVIALTAISDNIRVYWNYSNRLVSNTVGFVYAFILGPQYILISSLVILLSKTKHQEISRKLYRTLVFSTSYSLAALISYRFSPPLSIFLFLTISKIINTIIVEGRKNFDFSVFIYEYLYFLSLLPFSYLYLQFGFSPFKYLIISVNLLILMLFYLIIKTRNDKNDEILRTQRIRKLNDVIVNLSKVIRQLSLKVSSEKILDQIAEIMQKNMGYAYVLISLFNYQNNKVERIAHRGLKEEMFEKIKGQEVPISEVLKFMDEKYNYKDTYFIPHADKISETYTYQPRDEVSIDYLEDNQNLWDPDDLLLLALRDERNNIIGYISLDSPENNLRPSKEELNILSVFAQLVSLALEHSQKFMEIRDQAERDSLTGLFNHSKLFYDLENFEKNKEKICAVFIDLDDFKDINDKYGHKFGDEVLIKFSQLILNTVRNKDRVYRYGGDEFVILFAGISTEIGIKIVERLYDALQNFQPKISFSAGLSTCDEVINSYKEIVEIADRKMYLSKNQGKGNLMV
- the purD gene encoding phosphoribosylamine--glycine ligase, with the translated sequence MRVLVIGKGGREHTIAWKLSQSEDIEKVFVTPGNDGISIENKCESLKIESIEDIINFVKNNNVDMTIVGSEEYLAKGIVDKFEESGLKIIGPNQKAAQLESSKIFAKSFMKRHNVQTASFNTFVELKNALEYSKKASYPLVIKADGLAAGKGVFICNSYEDSTQALNELMKEEKFGESGKKIVVEEFLKGFEASIFLLLDGQSYKFFNVSKDHKKLLENDQGPNTGGMGAITPHPDVDEKLMKAIFQKIINPTINGLKEEGLLYKGFLYIGLIIKKENTPNGVKDEPYVLEYNVRLGDPEAQSMLYLLKSDFVDIIKDIREERVNTANIEFYDGFSFCLVLSSKGYPFSYTKGERITIKPGITSKIFYSGVKKDGENLLTDGGRVLSLVNKADTLEEVRNIVYDEAEKVHFKSKYYRKDL